The window TCGTACGCGAGCGCAATAGCTGGTACCTAATATCAGTCACATGTTATACTCTAGCTGTAAGTTTTGGTAAAATCCAATCTCTCCTCGAGTCTATTCAATTTTCTCGGTTAAACCACATAAGAACTACTTAACagcactttttttttcaatactgAGATGATTCAGCATTTTTGCCTCCAATGAATATCAAATTCTTCAATTAAGTTAAGCACAAGTTCCATATCTTGATAGCTTAcaaatcattgttttatttgcttataGGGCTGGAACGTTATTGCAGTTAAAGATATGGCCTTGTGCTTTGAACACATTGGAAAATAGATTCAATTTATAAGTGAATAGAGTCGAACTTACCATGTCAGTTCCAAGATCGATGCAAAGGATGGTAACAGTACCGAGGGGCAGAGGAATGTCACAGAGGATAAAGGCGAGGAAGGGAGAGATTTCTGGAATGTTCGATGTCAGAGTGTACGCGATGGACTTCTTGAGGTTGTCGAAGATCAGACGGCCTTCCTCTACACCGGTAACGATGGACGCGAAGTTATCATCCAGCAAGATCATGTCGGCAGCCTGgtaatttcattgaaaataataaaataatccagataattaaaaacagtaaattgtatttatcgACGTGACAAAGTGGAATGAGATTATTGTGAAATTCAACTATCGTAGTTTCGTACAAGTcgcgtttatttttttctgtaccttataataacataaattatttcatatctgtataaaaatagtgtCACTTGCCTGTTTGGACACATCGGAGCCAGCGATGCCCATGGCAACACCAATATCGGCCTTCTTGAGAGCGGGCGAGTCGTTGACACCGTCGCCGGTGACGGCCACGATGGCGCCGAGCCGCTGGCAACCCTCCACGATGATCAGCTTCTGCTGGGGCGACGTGCGCGCGAACACGATCTCCGTGTGATACCTGGTTGTTCAAATTATCTTCAGTACATAAATAGCAAGGCGTACACTATTTGACTGATAAGTTTTACGCATAGCTCGTTAGATACGGAGATGTTTGTCGATTAATTCCATCGACAGTTCGTGGGAGGGATTTCCAGACATGGATTGTAAAAGGaaaattgcttatattattgtttaaatttaaaaaataaaaatcatggtGCACAGTATTTGGTACACTTGTCGCCCAAATACGTATAATTCgaatatgtatgttaattttatcattacgTTATGAACTTACTTTAGAATTTCGTCCAGTTGGTCAGAGTTAAGCTCCCTCAGTTCAGTTCCATGGACCACAGCAGCTTTAGCCTCCCTCGGGTTGACTTCAGATACGGGAATGTTGAGCCTGGCCGCAATGTCCTCCACCGTTTCGTTGCCTTCCGAGATGATGCCCACAGATTTGGCGATAGCCTTGGCAGTGATGGGGTGGTCACCAGTTACCATGATAACCTGATGAAAATAATAGatcaattatttagaaaatacgtAATTCTTCAATACTGATTGCGTTGTTTAAGATTCCAttagtaattaattgtattcgTAGACaggattttcataataaaacttagtccgaaaataagattttatactACTTAtgccaattatatatatatatctcacCTTGATACCAGCAGATCGGCACTTAGCGACAGCGTCAGGTACGGCAGCACGGGGAGGGTCAATCATACTCATGAGGCCGACAAAGCGAAGGTTATCAATAGGGAAATTGACATCGTCGGTGTTGAACTTGAAGCCAATTGGGTATTTGTCGGATGGCAGTTGCAGGTCGCAGAAACCAAGCACACGCTCGCCGAGACCTCCGAGTTCCAAGTACGCATTGTTGAACGCTTCCTTCATTTCCTCGTCCAAAACCtgaacaaaaaaacacatatattaCGGACATGCATATTGAAGCTtatccattttattaaaaagaaagaaacagaGATAATTTGTTACACTAATGTCTGAATTCGAGGCAAACATATTGATAAAGTTCATCAATTATACCTTTTCCTTGCCACCAATGAAAATAGTGCTGCAGCGTTCCAAGATCCTTTCGGGAGCTCCCTTCATCACGAGCAAGTGGCGGGGGTCGCTGGGGTCATCGCTCTCGTGAATCGACACTTGATATTTGTTGGTGGAGTTGAAGGGGATTTCGCAAACTTTCTTGTTCCTCTTCCTGATAGACATCACATCTCCGAGCGCGAGTTCCATACATTTGAGCAGAGCAGCTTCTGAGGCATCGCCGGCGACTTCTTTCTTCAAGATTGGCACACCGTCCTGACCACCCTTGAATTCGGCACGGTTGCACAGAGTTGCGATTTTAGCGAGCGCCTTGAAACCGGGGCTAGTGCGGTCTGTGGgtaaaaaaagcaatttaatatagatagtTCGAAGAACTTAAAAACTCAATGAAGTGTATTCACAACTTCTACATACCATACTGAACTCCAGACTGATCTTCGGTGGTGTCTGCTTCAATAATCTGGTTATCAAACCACATGTGAGCGACGGTCATTCTGTTCTGGGTTAAGGTACCAGTCTTATCAGAGCAAATAGTGGACGTAGATCCGAGGGTCTCTACAGCCTCCAAGTTCTTTACAAGACAGTTCTTGGAAGCCATACGTTTGGCAGTGAGAGTCAGACATACAGTTACAGTGGCGAGCAGACCTTCAGGTACGTTAGCTACGATGATACCTAGAAAAGATACAACGTTgaattaatactatatttgattttaaaagttaGCTAGCTCTTTAAATAGCACATTTATCTTACCGATAAGGAAAATGACAGCGTCGAGCCAATGGTAACCGAGAATGAATGCAATGACGAAAAACGTAACACCGAGGAATACGGCAACACCAGTAATCAGGTGGATGAAGTGATGGATTTCCTTTGCGATAGGTGTCTCTCCGGTGTCTAAGCCAGACGCCAATCCAGCAATACGACCCATGacctaaaatattacatataattatatatattttgatgtgAGATTGTGAGATGATGATGACAATGCACAagtgataaaaatacatacagtaTTATCACCACAGCAAATGACAACTCCCTTAGCAGTTCCTTCAACAGCGTTAGTAGAGAAGAAGGCCAAGTTCTTGGTTTCCAAAGGATTTTCGTTCGTAAATTCAGGTCCGCGGGACTGTGGCTCCGATTCACCAGTTAAACTCGAGTTGTCCACTTTGAAACCGCGTGATTCGATGATACGAATATCAGCTGGGATCCGGTCACCGAATTTAAcctaaaaaatgttttatttttagaatgacataaaacattttaattattaattgtatgtgAATTCATAGCTCTTAAATGTACCTCAACAATGTCACCAAGTACAAGATCTTCAGCGCGCAACGTTAACTTTTCACCTTCACGGATGACGGTCGCAAACTGAGGTACCATGTTCTTGAAAGACTCCATGATCTTTGATGACTTGCTTTCCTGGTAGTATGAGAAGATACCCGTGACGATAACGACAGCGGCCAACACGATTCCGAGATACAAGTTGTCGTCTGAAGGTTCTTCTACCGTACTCGCCttcacaacaaaaaataagatattgaGAAAAAGGTTCAAAAAAATGTGATACGTAAATGTCtgaaaatttaagaataatcTTACAGTTAATGAATATACATGAATCTGTATATGATTGTACTGACCTGGATTCCGTAGGCAATAAAACATAGTATAGCACCAATCCACAGTAATAACGCGAAGCCACCGAATAGATTTTTACAAAACTTCACCCACTCGGGCGTCTGTTTTGGGGGTGTGAGTGCATTTGGACCATCTCGTTCAAGGTTTTCTTTCGCTTTTGCATGACTAAGGCCCTAAAAGAGAAAGAAAATGGTTAAGTTTGAATTTCACTTTGCTCAACAAATACTGTTTAAATAGTTCACAGCGCTTACATTTTCTGGGTGCGTCTGAAATCTTTGGTAGAGTTCTTCGGGCGTTACTTTGTGGTAGTCGATGTCCAATTCTTGTTTAAGATCTTCTAAATCTCCAGGTTTCCGTTTCTTCGCAGGGGGTTTTCGCCGTGTCTATATGGGAGATAAATTaagatgaaaattttatggCAATTTTATATccttatcaaataaaataagcacataattttttttaaataaaaacataaataagcaaataaaatgttatcattCCACAAATTTCATAGAATCGTAAGGATATTATAACGAACACGTAATGTTTAAGGCACACgagattttaattacattcagTACAATATATGCAATGATAACATTTCTCCAATGGTATGATGAACAACATGctgataaaataaagatcGACGGATGTTTGCATGCAGTAGGAGCGCACGCCGATCGTTATTTAGATGCGTTGAAATGACATGgtaatgcaaattaaaaaccttGTAATGTCCATCAGCTGTTCTATTATCATCCTTAATGGGGCCGATGGTGGCGACGCGGTACGAGTCGGTACGGCCATGCTGTAAACATAACTAGGGGCTAGACACAATCTACTAGGCGGCCCTAGGGCCATGCAATGGTAACTAAGTGGTATGATAGTGACGTGACATCGTATGATTCtagataaatgaaataataaaaaatagaatcatGCGTTatcaacacaaaaaataactgGCGtcattgcttttaaattactttcacATAAATTACTGTTCACgtgtaataaatttcagaAATTCCAGTTAATTTTTGCATACAAACAGAAACAATGAATTTGagcaaaacaaattttcaaacgTGTAGCTAATTTGAGCAAACATGGTTTTGTAAAACTAAtcggataataaaataataataatttcagctACAACTGTCGGTAGGTACAATGGAGTGGTCGCATGTGTGACCTTGGTGAGTAGTCTATAGTCCTGCTAGGGATCACTGGCTCAATGGCGCTCAATTGATATGAACTAGTTACGTGTGCGAACCTGAGCGTTTCTGTAACCACGGTCAGATCACACACCTATCCCGCATCACACATCCAAGAGTTTGCATCCACTTCCATACATACCATTTAcatcttattttatgttttccaTACTATTTTACATTATGATTTAGATGTAAAATGAAAAGGGCACATAAGCTCAACTATTAATATGCATCGATTTCAATCCCATTAACTGCATCAAGCAAAAGTAACGAACCTATATTGGTGGTACGGTTTCTAAATGCGTCCTCGTCTCGTAAACAAGGCAGCCATCACCATCGATAATTGATAAACGTTTTCGTAGCGGCCCTCATTAAAATATGCTATGAATATCCATGACGGTGACTATTTCAGGTGAAACAATACAGCGTTATAAACTCAGCTCCGACcgaacattattaaataacttggAAAAGGTCCAGTCAACTtgaaaaacgtaaaaaatactACTCCCTCATTTAGTCAAGTCTCGAATTGATTAAAACTCAAATTCATGTCAGGAAATCGAAAAGTcgaaagaatataatatttatgtggtAGAAATGAAACAGTGCAAGTTTTAGGAAGGCGTGAGCTCCGTTACATAAGCTTGGGCCAGCACGCGTGCGCATTAGGTCCAACCCCCGCTTCGACCCTCGACATAAATAGCTAAAAGACAAGGTTGCCACCCCCGGACCCTAGCGACCGCATTCTATAATCTCTGTAAAGGTTAAACCGGAATATTCGATGGAAAATCGAATCCGGTTCTGATCAGTACAAAACTGATTTCTTTGCAATTTATACTGGAGATTAATGCATTTAAAGCATTGGAATAATGGACGTTTCTTAACAAAAGAACCCTGTTTAATATGACCTTGTTTGGATTTCTATGCGATAAATGGACAAAGGGATTAAACGGGTTTATAACCGAATCTTACATATTAGAGAAAATTAtactatacaattatataatttaatttaagaataattacaGACTGATTtcgcaaaaaaattaaacaataacaaagaGTCATCGATGTGAGATTCACTGTCATGGTCACGATACCGCTTTACACCGAAATTTTGTGGTTACTATCGTAGTAGCTATCGAAACATGTGAATgagacaattatttttaactaatgcCGCGTCGCGACCAGCTGCGTTTGACGTCTGATGGTATGCTTCCAGTGCCAAAACACAATTAGAATGCGCTCACGTGTTCTTGTTGGTACACTTTGTCTGAGAATCTATTAGATTTATGTAGTTTAATTGGCCCGGAGAACAAAAGAGTGGGAGGAAGTAATGTTTCTAcactttgaatttaaatgcatttccATTAATTGCAGTATAATACTCAtcgaatcaaaataaaaacatttttattgttaaaatataaaatttgagtGTACTGAACTGTAACTGATAATAGAGGTCACCTAAAGTGATATTTAGACGTACTTCAACtcttattaaaatgcaataaaaatatccagATAAAGCattcagaataataaaaataatcaaacacTGGAAACAATTAAGgaatagttaatattaataaacagtttgtattacttattacataacaaaaaaggaattcccattttaataaacaatttttaatttctttgagAAAAGTTgcatatttgataatttcatgaaataagcataaaaaagttataacagTGAAGCACTCGGAACAAACAATAGATCAATTGACCTAGATTTACTTAGAACTCTTAGAAATTCGCCCTTCTCTGATAAGGGCCAAATCGTGCGAGTTATAATAAGTTCCTTAGAATAAAGGTAGTATAGGTATGCTTTAGactaatattttcaaattctcaaataaaaagttaaattctGGAAGCAGTTTTTCatgattatatatagttatttcgGTTTGTTTAATGTCCGTTTCtaattgcaaaataatatacaaaatactcCAAATATTCTGTAAGATTTTGATTTCGTAAGTTCAGCTACTGAAGAGATAAGGATCAGATAATGATTTTTTGGATAATAAAGGCCCAAGGACTTGGTCCAGCAACCTAATTGATGTGTGCGTGCTATCGTCATAAAGGATAAAGGAAATACTCCAATAGAGCGACGGCACTCTATGCGATTTAAATGACATAATGACAAGGCAATTTCCTAATAAACCTTCGGTGCTCTTACACTTACAATTCTCGGGCTCTAACCGCGGTCGCCTCCCGCGACTACCTGTTTAGTCACATCCTTCAGAACACCTTGGaagaatttattgtaatagacGATGATTTTGATCAGATATGTTTTATCTTGTAGAGCACCCATTGATAgaattctttttgttttagaaatttgttaattattttgtaataaaaaataaactaaaaatctgTCAGTATTTTCGAATCGGATCATTTGAAGTAGGGTGTTGTCCATTTTCTCTTGAcctcataaattattaatgatttttcaaaaagTGATCAATGTTAATTACGATTCTTAAACAATTAATCTTGCGATAACTAGTAATGTAGATGATTGTAACTAATAAAGCGGCATATGAGAAAACCACAAAGCAAAGTGTCTCCTGCCGCACAGATCAATACGAGCAGTTACGCAACCCGGCCGGCGCCGTCTTCATCGTATTGCtccatatatattttctcCTACAAATGTGCTTTGTGATAGCAAAACCaaaagatttaaatgtaaGAGACTGATTTACATGATGTgctcttaataaaatttcaattgacaTATTCAAATTCCTTGTATGAATGCGTGCTCAGGCTAAGACAATAAATGGTATTACACAAAAGAGCTTTAGAATAAAACGGAAGTAATGATTGGTAAATGCAGGAATATTAACGCAGCAGATTATATATGACAAAATGTAAAGCAAAACCCACTTTAAATGCTATGCGTTCGTATGCTAGTGCATAGGAGACAAAAGAATTTAAACTACTACAGGCAAATCATTCCTGCAAGCATCGATGCACTCACCTCGCCCATTTTCGCTAGTCTTTATTGGAAAAGGCGGTTAAAAAAGAGAGCAAGCCGCCTCTT is drawn from Zerene cesonia ecotype Mississippi chromosome 8, Zerene_cesonia_1.1, whole genome shotgun sequence and contains these coding sequences:
- the LOC119828807 gene encoding sodium/potassium-transporting ATPase subunit alpha isoform X3 encodes the protein MASKESLDHGRTDSYRVATIGPIKDDNRTADGHYKTRRKPPAKKRKPGDLEDLKQELDIDYHKVTPEELYQRFQTHPENGLSHAKAKENLERDGPNALTPPKQTPEWVKFCKNLFGGFALLLWIGAILCFIAYGIQASTVEEPSDDNLYLGIVLAAVVIVTGIFSYYQESKSSKIMESFKNMVPQFATVIREGEKLTLRAEDLVLGDIVEVKFGDRIPADIRIIESRGFKVDNSSLTGESEPQSRGPEFTNENPLETKNLAFFSTNAVEGTAKGVVICCGDNTVMGRIAGLASGLDTGETPIAKEIHHFIHLITGVAVFLGVTFFVIAFILGYHWLDAVIFLIGIIVANVPEGLLATVTVCLTLTAKRMASKNCLVKNLEAVETLGSTSTICSDKTGTLTQNRMTVAHMWFDNQIIEADTTEDQSGVQYDRTSPGFKALAKIATLCNRAEFKGGQDGVPILKKEVAGDASEAALLKCMELALGDVMSIRKRNKKVCEIPFNSTNKYQVSIHESDDPSDPRHLLVMKGAPERILERCSTIFIGGKEKVLDEEMKEAFNNAYLELGGLGERVLGFCDLQLPSDKYPIGFKFNTDDVNFPIDNLRFVGLMSMIDPPRAAVPDAVAKCRSAGIKVIMVTGDHPITAKAIAKSVGIISEGNETVEDIAARLNIPVSEVNPREAKAAVVHGTELRELNSDQLDEILKYHTEIVFARTSPQQKLIIVEGCQRLGAIVAVTGDGVNDSPALKKADIGVAMGIAGSDVSKQAADMILLDDNFASIVTGVEEGRLIFDNLKKSIAYTLTSNIPEISPFLAFILCDIPLPLGTVTILCIDLGTDMVPAIALAYEEAEADIMKRPPRNPFCDKLVNERLISMAYGQIGMIQAAAGFFVYFVIMAENGFLPLKLFGIRKQWDSKAINDLTDSYGQEWTYRDRKALEFTCHTAFFVSIVVVQWADLIICKTRRNSIVHQGMRNWALNFGLVFETALAAFLSYTPGMDKGLRMYPLKFVWWLPAIPFMLSIFIYDEIRRFYLRRNPGGWLEQETYY
- the LOC119828807 gene encoding sodium/potassium-transporting ATPase subunit alpha isoform X5 encodes the protein MGEHGRTDSYRVATIGPIKDDNRTADGHYKTRRKPPAKKRKPGDLEDLKQELDIDYHKVTPEELYQRFQTHPENGLSHAKAKENLERDGPNALTPPKQTPEWVKFCKNLFGGFALLLWIGAILCFIAYGIQASTVEEPSDDNLYLGIVLAAVVIVTGIFSYYQESKSSKIMESFKNMVPQFATVIREGEKLTLRAEDLVLGDIVEVKFGDRIPADIRIIESRGFKVDNSSLTGESEPQSRGPEFTNENPLETKNLAFFSTNAVEGTAKGVVICCGDNTVMGRIAGLASGLDTGETPIAKEIHHFIHLITGVAVFLGVTFFVIAFILGYHWLDAVIFLIGIIVANVPEGLLATVTVCLTLTAKRMASKNCLVKNLEAVETLGSTSTICSDKTGTLTQNRMTVAHMWFDNQIIEADTTEDQSGVQYDRTSPGFKALAKIATLCNRAEFKGGQDGVPILKKEVAGDASEAALLKCMELALGDVMSIRKRNKKVCEIPFNSTNKYQVSIHESDDPSDPRHLLVMKGAPERILERCSTIFIGGKEKVLDEEMKEAFNNAYLELGGLGERVLGFCDLQLPSDKYPIGFKFNTDDVNFPIDNLRFVGLMSMIDPPRAAVPDAVAKCRSAGIKVIMVTGDHPITAKAIAKSVGIISEGNETVEDIAARLNIPVSEVNPREAKAAVVHGTELRELNSDQLDEILKYHTEIVFARTSPQQKLIIVEGCQRLGAIVAVTGDGVNDSPALKKADIGVAMGIAGSDVSKQAADMILLDDNFASIVTGVEEGRLIFDNLKKSIAYTLTSNIPEISPFLAFILCDIPLPLGTVTILCIDLGTDMVPAIALAYEEAEADIMKRPPRNPFCDKLVNERLISMAYGQIGMIQAAAGFFVYFVIMAENGFLPLKLFGIRKQWDSKAINDLTDSYGQEWTYRDRKALEFTCHTAFFVSIVVVQWADLIICKTRRNSIVHQGMRNWALNFGLVFETALAAFLSYTPGMDKGLRMYPLKFVWWLPAIPFMLSIFIYDEIRRFYLRRNPGGWLEQETYY
- the LOC119828807 gene encoding sodium/potassium-transporting ATPase subunit alpha isoform X8 gives rise to the protein MGETRRKPPAKKRKPGDLEDLKQELDIDYHKVTPEELYQRFQTHPENGLSHAKAKENLERDGPNALTPPKQTPEWVKFCKNLFGGFALLLWIGAILCFIAYGIQASTVEEPSDDNLYLGIVLAAVVIVTGIFSYYQESKSSKIMESFKNMVPQFATVIREGEKLTLRAEDLVLGDIVEVKFGDRIPADIRIIESRGFKVDNSSLTGESEPQSRGPEFTNENPLETKNLAFFSTNAVEGTAKGVVICCGDNTVMGRIAGLASGLDTGETPIAKEIHHFIHLITGVAVFLGVTFFVIAFILGYHWLDAVIFLIGIIVANVPEGLLATVTVCLTLTAKRMASKNCLVKNLEAVETLGSTSTICSDKTGTLTQNRMTVAHMWFDNQIIEADTTEDQSGVQYDRTSPGFKALAKIATLCNRAEFKGGQDGVPILKKEVAGDASEAALLKCMELALGDVMSIRKRNKKVCEIPFNSTNKYQVSIHESDDPSDPRHLLVMKGAPERILERCSTIFIGGKEKVLDEEMKEAFNNAYLELGGLGERVLGFCDLQLPSDKYPIGFKFNTDDVNFPIDNLRFVGLMSMIDPPRAAVPDAVAKCRSAGIKVIMVTGDHPITAKAIAKSVGIISEGNETVEDIAARLNIPVSEVNPREAKAAVVHGTELRELNSDQLDEILKYHTEIVFARTSPQQKLIIVEGCQRLGAIVAVTGDGVNDSPALKKADIGVAMGIAGSDVSKQAADMILLDDNFASIVTGVEEGRLIFDNLKKSIAYTLTSNIPEISPFLAFILCDIPLPLGTVTILCIDLGTDMVPAIALAYEEAEADIMKRPPRNPFCDKLVNERLISMAYGQIGMIQAAAGFFVYFVIMAENGFLPLKLFGIRKQWDSKAINDLTDSYGQEWTYRDRKALEFTCHTAFFVSIVVVQWADLIICKTRRNSIVHQGMRNWALNFGLVFETALAAFLSYTPGMDKGLRMYPLKFVWWLPAIPFMLSIFIYDEIRRFYLRRNPGGWLEQETYY
- the LOC119828807 gene encoding sodium/potassium-transporting ATPase subunit alpha isoform X2 translates to MASKESLDHGRTDSYRVATIGPIKDDNRTADGHYKTRRKPPAKKRKPGDLEDLKQELDIDYHKVTPEELYQRFQTHPENGLSHAKAKENLERDGPNALTPPKQTPEWVKFCKNLFGGFALLLWIGAILCFIAYGIQASTVEEPSDDNLYLGIVLAAVVIVTGIFSYYQESKSSKIMESFKNMVPQFATVIREGEKLTLRAEDLVLGDIVEVKFGDRIPADIRIIESRGFKVDNSSLTGESEPQSRGPEFTNENPLETKNLAFFSTNAVEGTAKGVVICCGDNTVMGRIAGLASGLDTGETPIAKEIHHFIHLITGVAVFLGVTFFVIAFILGYHWLDAVIFLIGIIVANVPEGLLATVTVCLTLTAKRMASKNCLVKNLEAVETLGSTSTICSDKTGTLTQNRMTVAHMWFDNQIIEADTTEDQSGVQYDRTSPGFKALAKIATLCNRAEFKGGQDGVPILKKEVAGDASEAALLKCMELALGDVMSIRKRNKKVCEIPFNSTNKYQVSIHESDDPSDPRHLLVMKGAPERILERCSTIFIGGKEKVLDEEMKEAFNNAYLELGGLGERVLGFCDLQLPSDKYPIGFKFNTDDVNFPIDNLRFVGLMSMIDPPRAAVPDAVAKCRSAGIKVIMVTGDHPITAKAIAKSVGIISEGNETVEDIAARLNIPVSEVNPREAKAAVVHGTELRELNSDQLDEILKYHTEIVFARTSPQQKLIIVEGCQRLGAIVAVTGDGVNDSPALKKADIGVAMGIAGSDVSKQAADMILLDDNFASIVTGVEEGRLIFDNLKKSIAYTLTSNIPEISPFLAFILCDIPLPLGTVTILCIDLGTDMVPAISLAYEAPESDIMKRQPRDPYRDNLVNRRLISMAYGQIGMIQAAAGFFVYFVIMAENGFLPLKLFGIRKQWDSKAINDLTDSYGQEWTYRDRKALEFTCHTAFFVSIVVVQWADLIICKTRRNSIVHQGMRNWALNFGLVFETALAAFLSYTPGMDKGLRMYPLKFVWWLPAIPFMLSIFIYDEIRRFYLRRNPGGWLEQETYY
- the LOC119828807 gene encoding sodium/potassium-transporting ATPase subunit alpha isoform X1 yields the protein MASKESLDHGRTDSYRVATIGPIKDDNRTADGHYKTRRKPPAKKRKPGDLEDLKQELDIDYHKVTPEELYQRFQTHPENGLSHAKAKENLERDGPNALTPPKQTPEWVKFCKNLFGGFALLLWIGAILCFIAYGIQASTVEEPSDDNLYLGIVLAAVVIVTGIFSYYQESKSSKIMESFKNMVPQFATVIREGEKLTLRAEDLVLGDIVEVKFGDRIPADIRIIESRGFKVDNSSLTGESEPQSRGPEFTNENPLETKNLAFFSTNAVEGTAKGVVICCGDNTVMGRIAGLASGLDTGETPIAKEIHHFIHLITGVAVFLGVTFFVIAFILGYHWLDAVIFLIGIIVANVPEGLLATVTVCLTLTAKRMASKNCLVKNLEAVETLGSTSTICSDKTGTLTQNRMTVAHMWFDNQIIEADTTEDQSGVQYDRTSPGFKALAKIATLCNRAEFKGGQDGVPILKKEVAGDASEAALLKCMELALGDVMSIRKRNKKVCEIPFNSTNKYQVSIHESDDPSDPRHLLVMKGAPERILERCSTIFIGGKEKVLDEEMKEAFNNAYLELGGLGERVLGFCDLQLPSDKYPIGFKFNTDDVNFPIDNLRFVGLMSMIDPPRAAVPDAVAKCRSAGIKVIMVTGDHPITAKAIAKSVGIISEGNETVEDIAARLNIPVSEVNPREAKAAVVHGTELRELNSDQLDEILKYHTEIVFARTSPQQKLIIVEGCQRLGAIVAVTGDGVNDSPALKKADIGVAMGIAGSDVSKQAADMILLDDNFASIVTGVEEGRLIFDNLKKSIAYTLTSNIPEISPFLAFILCDIPLPLGTVTILCIDLGTDMVPAISLAYEEAESDIMKRQPRNPFTDKLVNERLISMAYGQIGMIQAAAGFFVYFVIMAENGFLPLKLFGIRKQWDSKAINDLTDSYGQEWTYRDRKALEFTCHTAFFVSIVVVQWADLIICKTRRNSIVHQGMRNWALNFGLVFETALAAFLSYTPGMDKGLRMYPLKFVWWLPAIPFMLSIFIYDEIRRFYLRRNPGGWLEQETYY
- the LOC119828807 gene encoding sodium/potassium-transporting ATPase subunit alpha isoform X6, which gives rise to MGETRRKPPAKKRKPGDLEDLKQELDIDYHKVTPEELYQRFQTHPENGLSHAKAKENLERDGPNALTPPKQTPEWVKFCKNLFGGFALLLWIGAILCFIAYGIQASTVEEPSDDNLYLGIVLAAVVIVTGIFSYYQESKSSKIMESFKNMVPQFATVIREGEKLTLRAEDLVLGDIVEVKFGDRIPADIRIIESRGFKVDNSSLTGESEPQSRGPEFTNENPLETKNLAFFSTNAVEGTAKGVVICCGDNTVMGRIAGLASGLDTGETPIAKEIHHFIHLITGVAVFLGVTFFVIAFILGYHWLDAVIFLIGIIVANVPEGLLATVTVCLTLTAKRMASKNCLVKNLEAVETLGSTSTICSDKTGTLTQNRMTVAHMWFDNQIIEADTTEDQSGVQYDRTSPGFKALAKIATLCNRAEFKGGQDGVPILKKEVAGDASEAALLKCMELALGDVMSIRKRNKKVCEIPFNSTNKYQVSIHESDDPSDPRHLLVMKGAPERILERCSTIFIGGKEKVLDEEMKEAFNNAYLELGGLGERVLGFCDLQLPSDKYPIGFKFNTDDVNFPIDNLRFVGLMSMIDPPRAAVPDAVAKCRSAGIKVIMVTGDHPITAKAIAKSVGIISEGNETVEDIAARLNIPVSEVNPREAKAAVVHGTELRELNSDQLDEILKYHTEIVFARTSPQQKLIIVEGCQRLGAIVAVTGDGVNDSPALKKADIGVAMGIAGSDVSKQAADMILLDDNFASIVTGVEEGRLIFDNLKKSIAYTLTSNIPEISPFLAFILCDIPLPLGTVTILCIDLGTDMVPAISLAYEEAESDIMKRQPRNPFTDKLVNERLISMAYGQIGMIQAAAGFFVYFVIMAENGFLPLKLFGIRKQWDSKAINDLTDSYGQEWTYRDRKALEFTCHTAFFVSIVVVQWADLIICKTRRNSIVHQGMRNWALNFGLVFETALAAFLSYTPGMDKGLRMYPLKFVWWLPAIPFMLSIFIYDEIRRFYLRRNPGGWLEQETYY